ATAAGTTGTTGAAGCTCTTCTTGATAACTTGTGTGATTTTGCTAAATTTAAGACTGTAACAAATTCTTAGTTCTTTGTTTGTTTCTTTATTTGGGTCTTTATTTGGGCATTTGCCCTCATTAAAAAAAAAAAAAAAAAAAAAGACTCAAGGTTTCCAACGTGTGAAGGGCAATGTCATCATGTTTCACGAGTTGGAAAAGCACAGATCGAAGATCGAGTCAGACTCCACTTCGATCCAGATGAGTGTGAGAAGGCTTCCAAGCCTCTGCCTGCACCTGGAGCATGCATTTCTGCAAAACTAATGTTGCACACATAAAACGAATAATGGAGTTCCCAGAAGAGTCCCTAATGACACCTCCTGTGCCAATAATACTTCCTGCATGCATTTGTTTTAGAGCCTTCCACATTTAGTTTAAAGAAATTATTTACCGGCCTACATTAACCTGTTTAAATAATTAGCTCGTACACAGTTTCTGAACATGCAGAAGGCTAGGGTTAGCAATAATGCATGGCAGATTGGTTAGGCCAACTAGTTTAACTAATTAAGTTCTGCTATTTCGAGGTGCTAATTGCCCAGTAGAAACAAGAAAATTATATATCAGACTTAACCCGATTAATTAAGTTGGCCAACAATCTCTTTTAGACTTCACCAGGCGAGGGTTAGTTTTTATTTTTCAAAAATACAGTTTCGAATACGCACACAGTTATTTTTGTTCATTAAAAATAGAAAACTGTTACTAGTGAGGTAACCTACTCGCGCGCTACAAGATGATGAACTGATGAAGTGAGATCAGCTCCAAACGTACAAGTGCAATTGCCCACGCCTCTTCATATAGAGACGATTTTTGTTGATAAGACATTTTCATTTTCTTCTTCCTTCTTATTTTGTCGTCCGAACCGACAATTTCTGGGATGGACAGAAACAAATACAAAACAAGAAATTTTATGTAGGCAATATTGCACATAAATAGACGAGTGCTAGCTAGAGTATGAATTAGCTTGCAGAAGCCATATGAACCAGCACCGAGCTTAATTGTGCTGGCATCATATATTTGATCCAACAGCTCCAAACGGTGGTCGATCAGTTCCGGCCGGTAGACAAATCGGAAGTTATTAAAGCCAACTTAAACAATGGCCTTGCATGCTTGAGTTCGAGTTCTCTATAGAAAATGAGGGAAGAAAGTGAACTCTGACAAACCAAAAGTAAGTAACCATAGTTTTTTGTTTTTGTTTTTATTTTTTATTTTGAAAAAAAGAAATTACAACGAAGAGCCTCTCAGATGACCAATACAAGAAGAATCCATAAGAAGAGCCATCTGAGCTTGGGGAGGGATCCCATCAAACCAACACATTGATGAGGAAAGAGAATGACCAACCGAAGCAAGAGCGTCCGTAAGAAAATTCGCTTCTCTGTACATATGGGAGAAAGTGATGCTGACAAAAGAATTGGCAAGAGCTAAGACATCTCGGATCACAGACTTAAGCTTCTAAGGAATAGCACAAGACCTTTTGACACAATTGATGATAAGGGAAGAATCTTCTTCAACTTTGATTTGGTTACAGTTGCGTCTTCGATATGGTCAGTAAGTAACCATAGTTGTGGTAGTGCAATTCATAATAAATTTAGTTGCATTATCAATATAATCCTTTATAGTCTTCGACAAGATCACAATTTCTGAGATGACTCAAAATTGTCTCCTTGTAGTTAAGGCCAGTGAATTGTGATGACTGATGATGACTCAGAGGTCCCGGAAATAAGACATCTTCCTTTTCTCTGCTATCATGATCTGCAGCTAGAAATTAAGGTCAAGCTAGCACTCACACCCGCACATGTCATTTCAAAATGGTACATTTGTGGTCCAAGGCTAGCAAAGCAACAGATTTTGTATAGTAGGAAAAGGCAAAATCTGATGGTGAATGGTGATGGACCTTGTGACATATACTAGGATACAAGATGTATATAGGACGTTCATCTTCCATTTGTCACATCTTCCATAGGTAACAAATTTTAAGCTCATATACACGCGTACGTTTGAAAGGAAGATGTTATAGGATGTTTATCTTCCATGCGTCAAATCTGTTGAAGTTGGAGTAGAAACAAATTAGCTAAAGCCTTTGAGGCCATTGGGTTATGCAGATATGACTAGCTAGCTGAGTGTACCTTTGTTGGAAAATAAAGATTCTTTCAATAGAAAATGTTATGGGTTACAAATCAAACAGAATAGGGAAAGTAGAGAGAGAAGCTCTGTCTTCTCTTTAGACTTTCTCTTGCTAGGAGCCTCTGTTGAGAGTCGTCGGTGTGCTCCGTTCGTCTGTTGGATGGCGTTGTCTATCCCTCTGACGGTTTTGTCCGGACAGCCCCATCTGGTTCTCCGGCAGCTGAGTCTGTTCTTTTTCTTCCCAATTTCATGTTTTCTTCTCCCTTTCTCCAGATTTGGCCTCATGCTATCTCTCTACAACCTTCAAAATCAATCATTGCAGGAATCATCGAAATTCCTCGCCTTTCTCTTCAGATCTACGGCCTCGGGCTCCTCAAGTTTGAATCTCTCTATTGTTATTCAATGCATTACGATATGTAAGTTGTGAAATAGAGGTGTACAGAGATCAAGCAGCGTCTCCGGTGCATGCACCGACACTTCTGTCTTTTTTACTTTCCTTGGGTCTTTGCGACGGCTCCAACAGCGTCTCTTCTGATAGCTTTAGCAGTGAGTTCCATGGTAGATTTGAGGCTTGTGTTTGCAAGTGCTATCTCAATTCTACTTGGGTTGGTTGGTTTTTGATTTTTGGGTTTTGTGGAATGGCTATTTCAGACTAGGAGCGGTTTTGGTCATCAAAGCAATTTTCCGTGCAGGCGTGTGGCAGTTTGTGGCGATGACGCCATTGAAAGTTTCATCAATGCCTAGGTTTTTGTAGGGTTTGTTTTTGAGATGGGCCGTTTTGATTTTCCTTTGTTGTTGTTATGAGCTTGTATTTTACTTCCTGAATTTTGTATTTGGGCTTGTAATTTGCTATGCTTATTTGTCCGAAAAAAAAATAATGTTATGGGTTTAAATTGGCATTGTAATGCAACAGAAGAATAGGCATAAAAAGCTGTTGGGAATTAAGAAAGGTCATTCTAAACAGGTTGCTAGCAGTGCAGAGGCCTCATCTTGCAAAACCTTCCATGCTGCAGTCACATGCTTCTCCTCAGTCAATGGAGCTCCTACTGCAAAACGTAATATGTATGCACCAGACAGGACCTGTATGATAATTTTTCAACAGGTTCACGTTATCATAATGATCATTTAGAATCGAAACCAACACACAACATCAATGCGACTGGAGGTGTTTAATTGTGAGCTTACCGTGTGAGAAATGTATATCTTCCCTGTTGAATTTACAGCATCTAATAGGTCATGGTTCAATTTGCTTGCACAGGCCTCATTGCCATGAGGAGGCAGAAGGCGGAAACAAACTAACGAATAAAGTCGTGGAGTAACAATCTGCCAGTTATGGTGAATTATCAGCAAGAAGCAACATAGTTGAAGAAGTCAAACGAGTTAAAAGATATAGCAGTCCATAATACAATTCATGGAGAATATGGTTACCTCAAACCTAGGGTCTTGAGCAACAAGCTCTTCGAAGTGTTTGGCCAAATTAATATGGGTTCTTATGTAGGACTGTAGGTTCTCTAAACCATAAAGTCGTAACACCATCCATAGCTTCAATGATCTGGAGCCATCAGTCAGTTCATTTAGATAAATTACACTTGGTTCATTCTTAAGGATACAGCTTGATAATCATTAGAAATGACATAAACCTGCTAGAATGTGACATGAAGCTTTTTTTATCATTCAAGCAATCAAGCTCTAAAAGCAGCTTACAGGTGACTACCTTCTCATCTCTCAAACACTATTTTTGTAGTGCAGAAATATGTTCAAAGGCATACCTAAACCGTCGTCCAAGTGGAACTTGCCAATCTTTGTAATCCACAACCATGTTTGCTTGAGATGCCTGCAGTATCATCAACATTATCAAGTATACAAATGTGGTCTGTTTGCATGTTGAACTTCCAAAAGATAATAATGTGGAAACAAATTTACCTTGTTTTTCAGGAACTCAGGATTTGTGGACAGGGATTGGACCAGAGCATTTCTATCCTGTTATCGGAAATAAGAACTGTATCAATATGCAATATGAACGGACAGATAGGAGCAAAGTGTATGATGTAAAGCAAATTAAAATGCTTCATTTCAATTTACTCCCACAAGTACTTTTTATGTAAAATTGTTTGTGTCAGTTCTTAAGTTTAATTTCATGCTGAATGCTTCTTAAAATGGCGCATACGGTTCAGATGAGCAGTGGCAAAAAAAAGTGCAGGATGTTTAAAGAAATAGACAAAAGAAAATTCACACAACTGGAAAATTGGCATACCTTGATCCAGAGCACCGAACAATCAAAGTTCGTGAGAAACCATTTATGTGCATTCATGTTAAATGAGTCTGCTTTCTCGACACCATCAATGTAGTGGCGGTATTCTGGACATATACAGGCACTACCAGCATATGCAGCATCGACATGGAACCACATTTCGTTGTTCTGGGAAAATGCAAAGCATTATCCCCATGCTAAAACCGGATAAGTCTTTAATGTGTGTTGATCAAATGTGTTCCAATATAAGGAAAACTGGCTTCCAACTCCACAGCACTACAAGCAGGAAGTTGGGAAGAAGCACAAAAAACTAATCTGCTAGATCTTAATATCTATTGAGTTATTTGAAAATTTGGTTGGCTATGCATAACCAAGATTAGATACTTGTATAGATCTTAAAATAATTAGTTACCTTAGCAATCTTTCCCAGTTCTCCCAAAGGATCAACTGCTGTTGAGGAAGTAGTACCAACCTGTAAATACACATGCAAAGTTCCTGTAGTTGAGATAACAAGGCAAAACCAATTTGGAGGTTTTGAAAAGAAAAGATATGATCAAGGACGAATGGTACACAACAAACTAGTATAAAATGTGTTTTTCTTACTGTTCCACATAAGAAAAAAGGAATTAAACCACTGGTGATGTCATTTGAGATTGCTTCATTAAGTACGCTGGGGGAAAGAGCATAATTAGTAGTTGAGTTGGTACTCAGAATCCTGCAATTCTCAGGATGGATTCCTGCTATCTGCCATTAAACAACAAACATCAAGAAAATTGACATACATAATCAATATGCTTGAACAATCTATACAACCGTTAATAATATGTTGATTAAATCAAGCAAACACCATGAAGTAGAGATCAAAAGTTACAAGGAACAAAAGAACTGAGGGGATTCCTGCAGAATATATGGCATAATGTTTGTACATACATAAAATGCTTACAGTTATTCTCACTATCCATCTACTGAGAATTATAAGTAGGTTCTGAACAATATGCCCTGAAAAATTTCAAGTGAAAAAATAAGTACAAGAGAAACTAGAGCAGACTAGTAGCATACCTGGCAGGCTTTCTGCAAAGCTGAATGTGTTTGATCAGATGCATAAACAACAAGCTTCTCAAGGGCATTTTTCCCTACCCTTCTAAGAATCTTATCACGAGCAGCCAGCATTACAACTAGAATAGCTTCACTTGCAGTGCCTTGTATCACACCACCACCTTGTCCTGCAACAAAACTCTCCAACTATAAGTCCATATGCTGAATGCAATTGAATTACAGTCAATTTATATGTGATTCATAATCATTCCACTAAACGTAGTAGAAGAAAAGTTATCTGATATAAGCTTTATATTCTTTCTTTGGAATAATATAAGATTTATGTTAAGAAGATATTTTTGTTTCCACATTATAATAGAGGGTCAAGGCAAAGACCACATTATAGTAGAGGGTCGAGGAAAAGAAGCAAAATGTTCACACAAACACTTTCATTCACAACATAGTCGCTAGAGCCACACCTGCTGAAAGAAACTCGTCGGGAAGTTTGATCAATTTAGCAAGCCAATCAAGAACGATCATTTCAAGTTCTGTCGCTGCAGGAGAAGTTACCCAACTAAAACCCACAATGTTAAGACCAGCACTGAGCATCTCTCCCAAAAATCCAGCAATGCTGCTATTGGAAGGATAATAAGCAAAGAAATTTGGACTCTGCCAATGGGTCACCCCTGGTAGTATCTTAGCCTGAATATCTGCAATCACATAAAACCTTGTTCTTCACAAACCCAACATTTTATACATTTTAACAATGGCATACTCATAATGAAGTGCACTGAAAGTTGCTAACTCTAGAACATGAGAACCCAATAACAAAATTTCACCATCAAATATATGTTGCAAAGATTCAGGTTGAGTAGGCGCAGAATCAGGTAGAAGCTCTCGGAGATATCCAGGCTGCAAAGTGTGGCTAAACTAAGTTATACTAATGGAAAACTCTAATCAACAGAGCCATCAATCATGATCTGGGCCAAAAATATTAAGCATTCAACTGTTGAGTAATTTACAATCAAATTATTGGGTTTGTATATAAAGTCTAATTAATTGACAGATGATGGAAGATAAATGGTAACCTGAACTTGGCTAAGAACAGGGAAATCCTCAATGGTTTTGTAGTAGTCAGCAATGAAATCCACCATCTTGTGAGCATTCTCTCTGAGCTGCTCAGCATCCATTGGCTTCAATCCACCCTCCCTATTTCACAAAACCCACGTGTCCAAAAGTGAATAAAGTCTCATCTTTTGGTATGATCACATGTAGAACAAAGACAGAGACAGAGATTGTGACTTACATGTTCTGGGTTTCGTGTGAAGATTAGAACAGAGGTAGATGAAGACTGAAACACTGAAACTGGAGACTTCAAAGGAATGATGGAGTGAGTGAGTGAGTGACGAGGCGGCAAAAGGTTCTGTCTTTTCCTGTGGACTGCTGAGTGGACGATATGTGACCGCGAATCACTAGCTAGCCCTCGCAAACATTCGTTTTGCGTCCATTATTATCAAACTTACTGTTATGCCCTTGTTCAAATAAAAACAAAGCAAAGAAAATAGAATGGTTTTGTCGAAGCCATGGCGGTAGATTTCCACAGAGAGTCTGATTGATCCAGAGGAGCAGACCCAACTATAAAGGTTGATACTTTCTGTTTGTATTTTCGTTATCAAAACTGTTTCACTTGTTCAGTTAGGGGCATTATGTTCACACTTCAGTTGGGGCAAATAATTGTATTGAGAAATCGAGTATGCGAAGAATTTAGGTGAAAATAAGAGAGTGAAAGAATCTGTAAAAAGAAGCAAGACAGAAACAGGTAAGACTTGGTCCTAGCTTTCTCATGAATAAAGAATTTGGAGCCCCATTTTGCTGTATCCACATTCTCATGCTAACTTCCAGATGTGACAAGATTCCCTAGAGGAAGATTTCTAGCTCTTCGATCTCATTGTTACCTGGTCCTTTTATGGGATTTCATGCAAGTGGATAGCTAGCGTATTGACTTTCCTTATAATAATTCATCCATTTTCTCACAACCAGCAGAATATCTTCATCATTCAATCGTTTCTGCAAGAGAGATTGGTCCAGTCTTCTCAATGGCTGGTGTTCTGAGTACTACTTCCTGCACTTACCGGTGTCGTTATCATGCCTTCTTGAGTTTCAGGGGAGAAGATACACGAAAGGGCTTTAGTGATCATCTCTATAGAGCTTTGGAGTTGGCAGGAATTCACACTTTCAGAGATGATGAGGAAATTGAGAGAGGGGCAAATATAGCTGCTGAGCTACATAAAGCTATACAGGAGTCACGAGTAGCCATAGTAGTCTTCTCGAGTGACTATGCTTCCTCAAGTTGGTGCTTAAACGAACTTGCCAAGATCATGGAACGTCAAATAAACGATGGATATATGGTAGTCCCCGTTTTCTATAAGGTGGATCCATCTGTTGTTAGGTGGCAGAGTGGGTGTTTTGCTGAAGCATTTGTCAAACATGAAGAACGCTTCAAGGCGGAGATGGACAAGGTGACCAAGTGGAGAAAAGCTCTCAAAGCTGCCGCCGATCTAAGAGGGGTGGTCTTAGGAGATCAGTAAGTAAATTACTCCCTAACTTGCTCTACCATGGACTTCAAGTCTTCAACTTCAAATTGTTCACTTTTTCTTCACAATTAAAGACCCTTTTACAGTTCAAAATCTATAATGCTAACTAATTGAGTGCTTTGTGGAATTGTTGGACTTCAGTTTTGCCTTCTGTCATGTCATGTATTCAATTTGCATTAGCATAAAGATTATCATTGCTTAATATGATGCAAAATAGTCATTGTACCTCTCTATTAACGAAATAGATATGTTAATTTATCTTGCTTTATATGTTTTGAAACTTTGATGATCTATCAATATACAACAGGTACGAATCACAGGTCATCCAAAATATTGTTGACGATATTGAAAAGAAAATGGATCCCGTTACTTTAAATGTTGCCCCATATGCTGTTGGAATAAACGATCGGGTGGAAGACCTCAACATGTGGTTAAGAGATGGATCAGTTGATGTTGGTGTGGCTGGCATCTATGGGATGGGTGGAATTGGCAAGACCACTATTGCTAAAGCTGCTTATAATCTGAACCAGCATAGTTTTGAAGGAAGAAGCTTTCTGGCAGATGTTAGAGCAACTACAGAACAACCTGATGG
The window above is part of the Fragaria vesca subsp. vesca linkage group LG2, FraVesHawaii_1.0, whole genome shotgun sequence genome. Proteins encoded here:
- the LOC101314251 gene encoding tyrosine decarboxylase 1-like; its protein translation is MDAKRMEGGLKPMDAEQLRENAHKMVDFIADYYKTIEDFPVLSQVQPGYLRELLPDSAPTQPESLQHIFDDIQAKILPGVTHWQSPNFFAYYPSNSSIAGFLGEMLSAGLNIVGFSWVTSPAATELEMIVLDWLAKLIKLPDEFLSAGQGGGVIQGTASEAILVVMLAARDKILRRVGKNALEKLVVYASDQTHSALQKACQIAGIHPENCRILSTNSTTNYALSPSVLNEAISNDITSGLIPFFLCGTVGTTSSTAVDPLGELGKIAKNNEMWFHVDAAYAGSACICPEYRHYIDGVEKADSFNMNAHKWFLTNFDCSVLWIKDRNALVQSLSTNPEFLKNKASQANMVVDYKDWQVPLGRRFRSLKLWMVLRLYGLENLQSYIRTHINLAKHFEELVAQDPRFEIVTPRLYSLVCFRLLPPHGNEACASKLNHDLLDAVNSTGKIYISHTVLSGAYILRFAVGAPLTEEKHVTAAWKVLQDEASALLATCLE